A region from the Dehalococcoides mccartyi CG5 genome encodes:
- a CDS encoding zinc-ribbon domain containing protein: MAYQDKEIQCADCGASFTFTGSEQELYASRGYTNDPKRCVSCRQARKAERGGSTGGFGGGMSRGPARQMFQAVCAQCGQDTEVPFEPRQGRPVYCSNCYNRVKGGR, translated from the coding sequence TTGGCTTACCAGGATAAAGAAATCCAGTGTGCTGATTGTGGCGCTTCATTTACCTTCACTGGTTCAGAGCAGGAGCTTTATGCTTCCCGCGGCTATACCAATGATCCCAAGCGCTGCGTTAGCTGCCGTCAGGCTCGCAAGGCTGAAAGAGGCGGTTCGACCGGCGGTTTCGGCGGGGGTATGAGCAGAGGTCCCGCTCGCCAGATGTTCCAGGCTGTCTGTGCACAGTGCGGTCAGGACACCGAGGTCCCCTTCGAACCCCGACAGGGTCGTCCCGTGTATTGCAGCAATTGCTACAATCGCGTAAAGGGCGGCAGATAG
- a CDS encoding MFS transporter, with the protein MMQTSSPPTPKGIWKVIFASSAGTVIEWYDFYIFGALATTLASKFYNTGTPIGDIIAWLGTFAVGFLVRPFGAIVFGRIGDLVGRKFTYLITITIMGSCTFLIGLLPTQDVLGAWAGIILITMRILQGLALGGQYGGAATFVAEHAPQGKRGFYTSWIQTTATFGLLISLGVILITRISLGEADFNEWGWRLPFMASILLVILSLWIRRALKESPLFQQLKDTKAVSKNPLKESFANPYNLRWVLIALFGATMGQGVVWYTGQFYALFYLQKIFNTPLIDSNLIVGAALLLSMPFFVFFGSLSDRIGRKKVMLSGMLLAVLTYYPIYGLMAAFAPTDPGQHFLFAYIGYNPVILGLLVFIQVIYVTMVYGPIAAFLVELFPTKIRYTSMSLPYHIGNGVFGGLVPMIGLILINATGNDFAGLWWPMAIAGICLVVGFLLIKETNKVDISDASTSISVKHEADKRALDR; encoded by the coding sequence CCAGCAAGTTCTATAATACCGGCACTCCCATTGGCGATATTATCGCTTGGCTGGGCACGTTTGCCGTCGGTTTTCTGGTTCGCCCGTTCGGCGCTATAGTTTTCGGCCGGATAGGTGATCTGGTTGGCCGCAAATTTACTTATCTTATTACTATTACCATCATGGGCTCATGCACCTTCCTCATCGGTTTGTTACCCACCCAGGACGTGCTGGGCGCCTGGGCCGGCATTATCCTTATAACAATGCGTATTCTTCAGGGTCTGGCTTTGGGTGGCCAGTACGGCGGCGCGGCTACATTTGTGGCTGAGCATGCTCCTCAGGGGAAACGCGGTTTCTATACCAGCTGGATTCAGACTACAGCAACCTTTGGTTTGCTTATTTCTCTGGGTGTCATCTTAATCACCCGTATAAGTCTGGGAGAAGCAGACTTCAACGAATGGGGCTGGCGTCTGCCTTTCATGGCTTCCATATTGCTGGTAATCCTGTCACTCTGGATACGCAGAGCCTTAAAGGAATCACCTCTGTTCCAGCAACTCAAGGATACCAAGGCTGTTTCAAAAAACCCGCTCAAGGAAAGTTTTGCCAATCCTTATAACCTGCGCTGGGTTTTAATAGCCCTGTTCGGGGCTACCATGGGTCAGGGTGTGGTCTGGTACACAGGTCAGTTCTATGCCCTGTTCTATCTCCAAAAAATCTTTAACACCCCGCTAATTGATTCTAATCTTATAGTCGGTGCAGCTTTGCTACTGTCAATGCCTTTCTTTGTCTTCTTCGGGTCTCTTTCAGACCGAATAGGACGAAAAAAGGTAATGCTTTCCGGTATGCTGCTGGCAGTGCTGACTTACTATCCGATTTATGGTCTGATGGCGGCATTTGCGCCTACTGACCCCGGACAGCACTTCCTGTTTGCTTATATAGGCTACAACCCTGTTATACTGGGTCTCTTGGTATTTATCCAGGTGATTTATGTAACCATGGTCTACGGGCCTATTGCCGCCTTCCTGGTGGAGTTATTCCCCACCAAGATACGTTACACATCCATGTCTCTCCCTTACCATATAGGTAACGGTGTCTTCGGTGGTTTAGTGCCTATGATAGGCTTGATACTTATCAATGCCACAGGCAATGACTTCGCCGGACTGTGGTGGCCTATGGCTATTGCAGGCATCTGTTTGGTAGTGGGTTTCCTGCTTATTAAGGAGACCAACAAGGTGGATATATCTGACGCTTCCACTTCAATCTCGGTTAAACACGAGGCTGATAAACGGGCACTGGATAGATAA
- the typA gene encoding translational GTPase TypA, which produces MENYQRTDIRNIAIIAHVDHGKTSLVDVMLKQSRIFRENQHVGELIMDRNTLEREKGITILAKNTAITYRGVKINIIDTPGHADFSGEVERVLNMADGCLLVIDSIDGPMPQTRFVLKEAMQKKLKPIVVINKIDRENSRPEVVLGLVQDLFLELATTEEQLDFPVVYTSAREGYAVNTPGTKNTDLVPLFECILSKIPPPSIAQGEFQMLISNLDYDTHKGRIAIGRIQRGKICSRDRIVNIDSQNKAHSFEVGQVFTFMGLGKQEVECAEAGEIVAITGLENASIGDTVTSPLQPEALPRIEIGEPTVRMTFGVNTSPFGGRDGKFCTSRQLRERLYRELETNIGLRVEETDSPDSFLISGRGELHLSILVETMRREGYEFEISKPEAITKTIDGKIYEPVEALTIDVREDFVGEVTELLGKRQARMTDMHNDGEGNVRLEYNIPTRGLIGFRNSFLTATRGTGVLNSQFLEFQPWCGEIEQSRTGALVAAEAGLSCTYGLSNSQERGIIMIDANIPVYEGMIVGLHARGLDLAVNVCKQKKMTNIRSSTSDIAIKLVPPLKLSLEQSMDFIADDELVEITPKGIRLRKKILNTDLRLRARKRTDNN; this is translated from the coding sequence TTGGAAAACTACCAGAGAACCGACATTCGTAATATTGCTATTATTGCCCACGTAGACCACGGCAAAACCAGCCTGGTAGACGTGATGCTTAAACAAAGCCGCATTTTCCGTGAGAACCAGCATGTGGGCGAACTGATTATGGACCGCAACACTCTGGAACGGGAAAAAGGCATTACTATTCTGGCTAAAAACACGGCTATCACCTACCGCGGAGTAAAAATAAATATTATAGATACTCCCGGACATGCTGACTTTTCGGGTGAAGTTGAGCGGGTGCTGAATATGGCTGACGGCTGTCTTTTGGTGATTGACAGCATTGACGGCCCCATGCCCCAAACCCGTTTTGTACTTAAGGAAGCCATGCAGAAAAAACTGAAGCCTATCGTAGTTATAAACAAGATTGACCGCGAAAATTCACGCCCCGAAGTAGTGCTTGGACTGGTACAGGACTTGTTTCTGGAACTGGCCACTACTGAAGAACAGCTGGATTTCCCGGTGGTTTATACCTCTGCCCGCGAGGGTTATGCCGTTAACACCCCCGGCACCAAGAATACTGATTTGGTACCCCTGTTTGAGTGCATACTTTCCAAAATCCCCCCGCCCAGCATTGCCCAGGGTGAATTCCAGATGCTGATTTCCAACCTGGATTATGATACCCATAAAGGCAGGATAGCTATCGGACGCATTCAACGGGGCAAAATATGCTCCCGTGACCGGATAGTTAATATAGACTCCCAAAATAAGGCTCATTCTTTTGAAGTAGGTCAGGTATTTACCTTTATGGGACTTGGCAAGCAGGAAGTTGAATGTGCCGAGGCGGGTGAAATTGTGGCCATTACCGGTCTGGAAAATGCATCTATAGGTGATACCGTTACCAGCCCGCTCCAGCCTGAAGCCCTGCCCCGTATTGAGATAGGTGAACCCACAGTCAGAATGACTTTCGGGGTAAATACCTCCCCTTTCGGCGGGCGGGACGGCAAATTCTGTACTTCACGCCAGCTTCGGGAAAGACTTTACCGTGAGCTTGAGACTAATATCGGACTGAGAGTGGAAGAAACCGATTCCCCGGACTCGTTTTTGATTTCCGGACGGGGTGAACTGCATCTGTCCATACTGGTAGAAACCATGCGCCGTGAAGGATATGAATTTGAAATATCCAAACCGGAGGCCATTACCAAGACTATTGACGGCAAAATCTATGAACCGGTGGAAGCTTTGACTATAGATGTCCGCGAGGATTTTGTAGGTGAGGTTACCGAACTTCTGGGTAAGCGGCAGGCACGCATGACTGACATGCATAATGACGGCGAAGGAAACGTAAGGCTGGAATACAATATCCCCACCCGCGGTCTTATCGGCTTCCGCAACTCGTTCCTGACGGCTACCAGAGGCACAGGCGTACTTAACAGCCAGTTTCTGGAGTTTCAACCCTGGTGCGGCGAAATAGAACAAAGCCGAACCGGCGCACTTGTAGCGGCTGAAGCAGGATTATCCTGCACTTACGGCCTGAGCAATTCGCAGGAACGGGGTATAATAATGATAGATGCCAATATACCCGTTTATGAAGGCATGATTGTCGGACTGCATGCCAGAGGCCTTGACTTGGCTGTGAATGTCTGCAAGCAGAAGAAAATGACCAATATCCGTTCCTCAACCTCGGATATTGCCATCAAACTGGTGCCACCCCTCAAACTTAGCCTTGAGCAATCTATGGATTTCATCGCTGATGACGAACTGGTTGAGATAACCCCCAAGGGTATCCGCCTGCGCAAGAAGATACTCAATACCGACCTGCGGCTTCGGGCACGCAAACGCACTGACAACAATTAA